ATCATAACAGGGATTGCAGGAAACATCTGCATTCTTTTTACAGCCAATGACGCTCATATGAGGAACTATACTCTATATGTACCTCAAGATTGCACTGCTTCTAACTCTGATCAAGATAATAAACACGCTTTAAAAATAATGGAAACAACATTAAAGGCAAATATTACACCCTCTTTTCAATTAAAACTTGAATAGCGTGCGTCGATTTTCCAACTTTTTATGACAAATTAGTCCGCTTGCTTCCCTCTTGTGCTACAATAATTCTGTTTTGTGCTTTGTATTTACAGGAAATTATGAATTGAAAGGAGGAAACAGCGTGACCGGAGTACCATTTATTACGGTTGAAGGACCTATCGGTGTTGGAAAAACTTCACTAGCGAAGGAAATTTCAGCTCACATGCAACTCCATTTATTAAAAGAGATTGTCGATGAAAATCCTTTCTTAGGGAAATTTTATGAAAATATTGAAGAATGGAGTTTTCAAACAGAAATGTTCTTTCTTTGCAATCGCTATAAACAATTGGAAGACATTAATATAAAATACTTGAATCAGCGTAAACCAGTGGTAGCAGATTATCATATACTTAAAAATTTAATTTTTGCATCTCGCTCATTAAAGGACGCTCAATATGACAAGTACATGCAAATTTATCGTATTCTTACGCAAGATATGCCCGTACCAAATGTCATTGTATATTTAACAGCAAGTCTAGAAACATTACAAAAACGAATTGCAATGCGTGGACGTGAATTTGAGAAAAACATGGATCCAAATTACTTACTACAGCTCACTAAAGATTATGAAACGGCAATGGATGCTTTTAAAAAGGACCATCCTGATATTCCAGTATTAAAATTCAATGGAGATAACATGGATTTCGTGAAGAACAGTGACGATCTAAATGTAATTTTATCCACTCTCCAAAATACACTCTTAAAGGGGACGAAATAGCAATGAATTTAAGGGAAAAGTATGATATACCAAATGATGCAGTAATTACAATTGCTGGTACAGTTGGCGTTGGTAAATCAACTATGACAACCACACTTGCCAATGCTTTAGGTTACCGAACATCATTTGAAAAAGTAGATTCAAATCCATATTTAGATAAGTTCTATGCTGATTTCACGCGCTGGAGCTTTCACTTACAAGTTTATTTTTTAGCAGAAAGATTTAAAGAACAAAAAAGAATTTTCGAATACGGCGGTGGCTTTGTACAGGATCGTTCTATCTATGAAGATACTGGCATTTTTGCGAAAATGCATCACGAAAAAGGAACAATGACAGAAACAGATTATGAAACATACAAAGGGTTATTCGATGCAATGGTTATGACACCTTACTTCCCGCACCCAGACTTATTAATCTATCTAGAAGGTTCTTTTGATGATATTGTCAGTCGTATTCAAGAACGCGGTCGCCCTATGGAACAACAAACTCCAATTGAGTATTGGCAAGAAATGCACGGACGTTATGAAAACTGGATTAATAACTTTAATTCATGTCCTGTCCTACGCTTAAATATTAATGAATACGATATTTTAAAAGATGAAGACTCAATTGAACCAATTATTAAGAAAATTGGTCATTTCTTAAAACAAACACGTAAGCTTGTAAAATAAAAAACCCGTGCGAATGCACGGGTTTTCCTATTAACTTACTTTTTCTTTTTCGTTGGAGCAATAATTTCGCTCTCTGGTTTCCCAGCATTAATACGCTGACGAACCGTACTTGTACTAATATCATATGTCTCAGCAATTTCTTTAACGGTCATTTCTTTTCCATTAATGATTGCTGTTAATACTTTACCAGTACGTTTTGGAGCTACTTCTTTTTTTGTAGTTTGTTTCGGTGCTTCTACTTTTCTCAATTCTTTCTTCGCATTACAAGTACAACCGCAAAGTTTACGGAATGTATCATCACTTATAATACGTGATACGTTTGCACCACTATTTAAAATTCTATTGTTCTTACAGACTGGACATTGTACATAGTATAAAGTTTTTCCATCTAAAGGAAACGTTTGTATAATAAGATCCATGTTGACTCCTTTCATATCTATGAAGATAATCATCGGAATATGAGTGTTTCATAAGGCGTTTTCCCGCCTTACATCATACTTTCTGATTGGTTTTAAAATAAAAACTCGTTACGTGTTGGTAACGAGTTCTCCAATCTCCACTTATATGCGCTGTTGTCAATTATATCTGGAGGAGGTAGAGGGATTCGAACCCCCGCGCGACTCTCGCCGCCTGTCGGTTTTCAAGACCGATCCCTTCAGCCAGACTTGGGTATACCTCCATATTGACATCAAATATAATATCAAAAGAAAAACAGTTAGTCAAGTACACTATAATAAATTATAGGAAAAGGAAAAAACAATCTCCTTTTCCTACATTTTTTTACTGACAACACTCATACCGATGAAAGTTTCAATTTATTTAATAACTGTTTTTCCTCCCATATAAGGGCGAAGAACTTCTGGAATTATAATTGTACCATCTTCTTGTTGATAGTTTTCTAAAACAGCTGCAACTGTACGTCCAATTGCAAGTCCAGATCCATTTAGTGTATGAACAGGTTCTGGTTTTGCATTCGGCTCACGACGGAAGCGAATATTCGCACGTCTTGCTTGGAATGCTTCGAAGTTACTACAAGAAGAAATCTCACGATACGTGCCATAGCTTGGAATCCATACTTCAATATCGTATTTCTTCGCTGCTGTAAATCCTAAATCTCCTGTACACATGCTCATAACACGATATGGTAGACCTAATAATTGTAACACGCGTTCCGCATCATTTGTTAATTTTTCTAATTCTTCATAAGAATCTTCTGGTTTAACAAATTTCACAAGCTCAACTTTATTAAATTGATGCTGACGGATTAAACCACGTGTATCGCGTCCAGCTGATCCTGCTTCAGAACGGAAACAAGAGCTAAATGCTGCATAACGAATTGGTAATTGCTCTGAACTTAAGATTTCGTCACGGTGCATGTTTGTTACAGGAACCTCAGCTGTAGGAATTAAGAAATAATCTTCACTCTCAATACGGAACGCATCTTCTTCAAACTTTGGAAGTTGTCCCGTTCCTGTCATACTTGCACGGTTTACCATATACGGAGGTAAAACTTCTTCATATCCATGTTCATCAGTATGAAGATCCAGCATAAAGCTAATTAAAGCACGTTCCAATCTTGCACCTGCACCTTTATAGAATACAAAGCGGCTTCCCGTTACTTTAGCAGCACGCTCAAAATCTAAAATTCCTAAATCAGTTGCAAGATCCCAGTGAGGTTTTGGTTCAAAGTTAAATTCTTTTACTTCTCCCCAAGTACGCGCTACCACGTTATCATCTTCTGTTTCGCCAATTGGTGCAGACTCATGTGGGATATTTGGAATAGAAAGCATTAATCTCTCTAAATCTTCTTCAACTATACGAAGTTCGTTATCAAAATCCTTTACCTTTTCCCCTACTTCACGCATCTCTAAAATTAATGCCTCTGCATCTTTCTTTTCGCGCTTTAACACAGAGATTTGTTGAGACACTTCATTACGTTTACTTTTCAATTCCTCTGTTTGAACAAGTAGCTCTCTTCTTCTTGTATCTAATTCTTCAAAACGACCGAAATCAGTTAAATCTTCACCTCTATGCTGTAACTTTGCTTTTACTTCTTCAAAATTCGCACGTAAAAATTTAATATCAAGCATTATATATTCCTCCTTTTATTTTATAAAACACAAAAACTCCCGTCCCTGTAAA
This sequence is a window from Bacillus pseudomycoides DSM 12442. Protein-coding genes within it:
- the serS gene encoding serine--tRNA ligase, producing MLDIKFLRANFEEVKAKLQHRGEDLTDFGRFEELDTRRRELLVQTEELKSKRNEVSQQISVLKREKKDAEALILEMREVGEKVKDFDNELRIVEEDLERLMLSIPNIPHESAPIGETEDDNVVARTWGEVKEFNFEPKPHWDLATDLGILDFERAAKVTGSRFVFYKGAGARLERALISFMLDLHTDEHGYEEVLPPYMVNRASMTGTGQLPKFEEDAFRIESEDYFLIPTAEVPVTNMHRDEILSSEQLPIRYAAFSSCFRSEAGSAGRDTRGLIRQHQFNKVELVKFVKPEDSYEELEKLTNDAERVLQLLGLPYRVMSMCTGDLGFTAAKKYDIEVWIPSYGTYREISSCSNFEAFQARRANIRFRREPNAKPEPVHTLNGSGLAIGRTVAAVLENYQQEDGTIIIPEVLRPYMGGKTVIK
- a CDS encoding DUF3797 domain-containing protein; translation: MDLIIQTFPLDGKTLYYVQCPVCKNNRILNSGANVSRIISDDTFRKLCGCTCNAKKELRKVEAPKQTTKKEVAPKRTGKVLTAIINGKEMTVKEIAETYDISTSTVRQRINAGKPESEIIAPTKKKK
- a CDS encoding deoxynucleoside kinase; the encoded protein is MNLREKYDIPNDAVITIAGTVGVGKSTMTTTLANALGYRTSFEKVDSNPYLDKFYADFTRWSFHLQVYFLAERFKEQKRIFEYGGGFVQDRSIYEDTGIFAKMHHEKGTMTETDYETYKGLFDAMVMTPYFPHPDLLIYLEGSFDDIVSRIQERGRPMEQQTPIEYWQEMHGRYENWINNFNSCPVLRLNINEYDILKDEDSIEPIIKKIGHFLKQTRKLVK
- a CDS encoding deoxynucleoside kinase is translated as MTGVPFITVEGPIGVGKTSLAKEISAHMQLHLLKEIVDENPFLGKFYENIEEWSFQTEMFFLCNRYKQLEDINIKYLNQRKPVVADYHILKNLIFASRSLKDAQYDKYMQIYRILTQDMPVPNVIVYLTASLETLQKRIAMRGREFEKNMDPNYLLQLTKDYETAMDAFKKDHPDIPVLKFNGDNMDFVKNSDDLNVILSTLQNTLLKGTK